TCCCCCTGGCGAGCGTCTCGAAGGCCTGGTCGAGCGCCGCGAGGTCCACCGCGGTTCCCGCCCGCTCCGCGGCGATCCAGGGGGCGAGGGGGTCGGGGAGGACGACCGGACAGACCAGCTCCAGCGGGTCCCCGCCCCCGGCGGCCGCGGAGAGGAGGGCGGCGTCGCTCGCTGGGTCCCCACGCCTCACTCCGGTTTCGACGGGTTTCATCCCGGCGACGGTTCGGCCCCGGGCGCGGAGGAGCGCGACCAGCGCCGCCGCGACGACGGTCTTTCCGACCCCCGTATCCGTCCCCGTCACCGCCAGCCGGATCATCCGGCCTCCAGGAAACGTTCGATGACTTCGTACACGCGCCCGATTTCCTCGGGCGTGATGCAGTAAGGAGGGAGGAGGTACACGACGTTGCCGAGGGGACGGAGGAGAATCCCTTCTTTCAGCGCGAAGCGGTGGAGTGCGGGCCCCGCTCCCGCCAGGTATCCGTCCTCGCCCGCGAGGTCGAAGGCACCGACCGTTCCCAGGACACGAGGGCTTCGAACGCGAGGGTGGGCCGCGAGGCGCTCGAGGTGTGTCCGGTGCGTCCGCTCGATGGCGGCCCGACGGAGCTCGCATCCCTCGTCCAGGAGGGCAAGCGTGGCGCGGGCGGCGGCGCAGGCAAGGGGACTCCCCGTGTAAGAGTGCCCGTGGAAGAAGGTCCGGCGGCGGTCGGTCGTGCGGAAGGCCTCGAAGACCGCTTCCGTCGCAGCGGTCGCTCCGAGGGGAAGGAACCCCCCGGTGAGCCCCTTCGAGAGGCAGAGAAGGTCGGGCTCCACCCCCGCGCCGCCGCAGGCGAAGAGGGGCCCGGTCCGGCCGAATCCCGTGAGCACCTCATCCGCGATGAGAAGGACCTCGTGCTCGCGGGTGAGGCTTCGCAACTCTCGAAGGACCTCCGCTTCCCACATCCGCATGCCACCCGCGCCGAGAAGGAGAGGCTCCACGATGACGGCGGCGACCTCGCTCCCTCGCGCATCGAGGAGCGCGCGGAGGGCCGCCGGGGCGTTGCCTTCGGTGGGATCGGGGAGGCGCTCCACCTCGAAGAGCCGGTCGCGGAAGGGATCGGTGAAGAGGCCGCGCGCGCTCACGCTCATCGCCCCGAAAGTGTCCCCGTGGTACGCATGTTCGAGCGCCACCACGACGTGCCGGGGGTTCCCCCGATTCGCCCAGTACTGAATCGCCATCTTGACGGCGACCTCGACCGCGGTGGACCCGTCGTCCGAATAAAAGACCCGCGACAGGCCCGGGGGGAGCCGTTCGACGAGCTCCGCGGCGAGGCGGGCGCCGGGCTCGTGCGTGAAGCCGGCGAAGATCACCTGCTCGAGGGCTCGCGCTTGTGCCGCGATCGCGGCCGCGATCTCCGGCCGGGCGTGGCCATGGAGGGTGACCCACCAGGAAGAGATCGCGTCGAGGATCGCTCTTCCGTCGGCGTCGAAAAGGTACGCCCCTTCGGCCCGGACGATGGGAATGGGCGGGTCCGCCACCCCATGCTGCGTATAGGGATGCCAGACGTGCGCGAGATCGAGCTGCGCCCAATCCACCGGACTCGGATTCACGCCGCCACTCCAGCCGCGGTCACCCCGCGGCAGGGGGAAGGAGCTCGCCCAGGGCGCGGAGAAGCCCGTCCAACTGACCGGTCGTGTGCTCGGAGCTCACGCCGACGCGGAGGCGGGAGGTCTCCGCGGGGACGCTGGGGGGCCGGACCGCGCCGACCAGGTATCCTCTGGCTTCGAGGTCGTGCGCGATCCGGAGGGTTTCCCCCGCGTCGCCCACCCGGAGCCCGGTGATGTGCCCCGTTCCCTGCGCCGGGACGGAACGCCCGACTTCGGCGAGCCCCTGCCGGAACCGGCGCGCGTTGGCGACCAGCCGCGCCCTTCGCTCCGGTTCCGCCTCGACGATCTCGAGCGCCGCGAGGGCCGCCGCAGCCACTGCGGGGGGGGGCGCCGTGGAAAAGACGAAAGGACGGGCCCGATTGAGGAGCCACTCCCGGAGCGCCGCCGAGCCGGCGACAAAAGCCCCGGCCGCGCCGAAGGCCTTCCCGAGCGTCCCCATCACGACATCCACCTCTCCCTCGACTCCATAGAGCTCGGGAGTCCCCCTTCCTCCCTCTCCCAGGACCCCGACCCCGTGGGCATCGTCCAGATAGATGCGCGCGCCGTATTCGCGGGCCGTCTCCACGAGGGCGTCGAGAGGGAAGAGGTCCCCTTCCATGGAATAGATCCCTTCGACCACGATCCATCGCGCGCCGGGGAGGTCGCGGTCTTCGCCCAGGCGTCGGTCCAGGGCGGAGAGGTCCCGGTGGGGGAAAATCCGCACCGTCGCCCGCGAAAGGCGGCAGCCGTCTATGAGGGAGGCGTGATTCAGCTCGTCGCTATAGAGGAGATCGCCGGGGCCGGCGAGCGCGGGGAGGGCGCCCAGGTTCGCGGCGTAGCCGCTCCCCAAAAGAAGGGCGGCCGGGGCGCGCACGAAGGCCGCCAGCGCCCCTTCAAGCGCGAGGTGGACCGGATGTGTCCCGGAAATCAGGCGGGCGGCCCCCGCTCCCACGCCCTCCCGCTCGAGGACGTCGGCCGCGGCCTTCGCGGTCCGGGTGTCCGTCGCGAGACCCAGGTAGTCGTTCGACGAGAAGTCGGCGAGGCGCCGGCCCTCGATCTGGACCAGGGCCCCCGGGAGGCGCCGCATGGGACGGTCGGAGCGGCGGAGCTCCTCGGCATCGAGCCGTGCCAGGAGCGAGCCAAGCTCCTCGTCGAGAGGAATGCCTTTCCCGACCGCCGTTCCTCCCGGCGACCCCCGCTCGACCGTCATTTCCCTCAGATCCCGATGTAGGCCCGCCGCACCTCGCGGTTGCCCAGAAGTTCGTGACTGGTTCCTTCGATCGCCACGGATCCGCTTTCGACCACATACCCCCTTGCGGCCACCTGGAGCGCGGCGTGCGCGTTTTGCTCCGCCAGGAGGACCATGGTGCCGCCCGAGTTGATGCGACGGATCGCGGCGAACACTTCCTCGACGACCAGGGGCGCGAGGCCGAGGGACGGCTCGTCCATGAGAAGGAGCTTGGGCCTTGCCATGAGCGCCCGGCCGATGGAAAGCATCTGCTGTTGGCCTCCGCTGAGGGTGCCCGCCGCGTGGCGGGCCTTTTCGCGGAGCGCGGGAAAGAGGCCGAACACCTCCTCGAGGGAAGCGCGGACTTCGTCGCGTTCCTTCCGGCGCACATAGGCGCCGAGGATCAGATTCTTGCGAACCGATGCCGCGGGGAAGAGGTGCTTTCCTTCGGGAGACTGCGCGATCCCACGGCTCACGATCGCGTGTGGCGGGAGCCCGCCGATCTCTTCGCCTTCGAAACGGACGCTCCCCTCGGCGACCGGCGCGAGCCCGCTAATGGCGCGGAAGAGAGTGCTCTTCCCGGCCCCGTTGGCGCCGAGGAGGACGACGATCTCACCGGGCCCGACCCGCAGGCTCACGCGGCGGAGCGCTTCGAAGGTGCCGAAGCGGACGCTCACTCCCTCCAGCTCAAGCATGGTGCGCCGAGCCGAGGTAGGCTTCGATCACGAGCGGGTCGTCGCCGATCTCGGCGGGAGTCCCCTCGGCGATCTTCTTCCCGTGGTGGAGAACGACCACGCGGTGAGCGAGCTCCATCACCATCCGCATTTTGTGCTCCACGAGGCAGATCGTGATGCCGAGCGCGACGAGGTCGCGGATGAGTGTGGTGATCCCCGAGGTCTCCTCCGGGTTGATGCCGGCCGCCGGCTCGTCCAGGAGGAGGAGGCGGGGGTTCGTCGCGAGAGCGAGGGCGATGGCGACGCGTTTGCGTGCTTCCTGCGAGATCCCCGCCACTGGAAGGTTCTCCAGGTCGAGGGCGCCCACGATGCGGAGGGCCTCCCGTGCCCGTTCCCGGCTCTCCTCTTCTTCTCTCCGCAGCCGCGGTGTCCTGAGGATCGCGTCCCAGACGTTGCTTCTCGTCCGCAGCCGGTGCCCCACGATCACGTTGTCGAGGACCGTCGCGTCGGCGAAGAGCTGGGTCGTCTGAAAGGTGCGCGCGACGCCGAGGCGCGCGATCCGGTGCGGCGGGAGCTTCGTCACGTCGGTGCCGTCGAAGAAGATCCTCCCGGCGGTCGGGAGGTGGAACCCACTTACGAGGTTGAAAAAGGTCGTCTTCCCCGCGCCGTTCGGCCCGATGATCGCGGTGATCTCCCCGGGGGGAACCACGAGGTCCACCCCTTCCACGGCGTGGAGGCCGCCGAAGTGTTTCCCGAGCCCTTCCACCTGGAGGAGCGTTTCCGCCATCAACGGAGCTCCGCTTGATCGGAGGGGGAGGCCGAGGCCGGGGTCGGGCGGATGAAGGGACCCCGGTCGCCCCCGCGCGTGCGCCAGTTGAGGGCGACCCGGTGCGCGAGCCCCGCGATTCCCCTGGGAAAGAAGATCATCACGAGAACCACGACCGGCCCGAGAAACATCATCTGATGCTCCTCGAAGACGTGGAGACCTTGTAGGAGAACCGTGACCGCGAGTGTCCCGGCGAGGGGGCCCGCGAGCGACGCAACGCCGCCCAGCATGAGATAGACGAGCATCATGAAGGTCATGAGGACGCTCCCCATCGCGGGCCCGATGTACCCGAGGAAGACCGCGTAGAGCGCTCCTCCGAGCCCGGCGAAGGCGACGGAGATCACGAAGGCGAGCCGGTGGGTCCGGCCCACATCGATTCCGACGGCGCGCGCGAGATCCTCCCCATGATGCACGGCGAAGAGAGTGCGCCCCACGAGCGAGGTCACCAGGCTCCAGACCAAGTAGATCGTGAGGATGAGGAAAAAGAGGGCGAGATAATACTGCGAAACCAGCGACTCGAAGCGGAGTGGCCCGATCGGTGTGGGCGGCGGAATCCCGATCAGCCCGTCGGTCCCCCCCGTCAGGCCCTGCCACCGCTCGATCACGATCGTGATCATCACGCCCACCGCGAGCGTGAAAATCGCGAAATAGTCGTGGCGGGTGCGAAGCGCCGCCATCCCGACGAGGAAGCCGAGCGAGCAGGTGATCGCCAGCGCCAGGGGAAGCGCGAGCCAGAAGGAGAGCCCGTACGTCGTCATGAGGATCCCCGTCGAATACCCCCCAATCCCGAAGAACCCTGCGTGCGCGAGGGAGAGCTGGCCCATGCGCCCGAGCATGATGTCCATCCCGTAGACCGCGATCGCGGTCACGTAGGCCGTGACGATCACGCTCACGAGGAAGGGGTTGTTCACCACCAGCGGAAAGAGGATCGCCGCGAGGAGGAGGGCTCCGAGAACGACGATCCGAACGCGGGATCGGACCGCGCTCATACGCCCTGCCTGAAGAGCCCCGTGGGGCGCACCGCGAGGACGAGCACCAGGAGAGCGAAGGCGATCAGCTCGGAATAGGCGAAGGCGATGTAAGTCCCGGCGAAGTTTTCGGCCAACGCGAGAACGAAGGCTCCCACGATCGCGCCGGGGACGCTTCCCATCCCCCCGAGAATGACGATCACGAACGCCTTCAGCGTGATGACCGTTCCCATGTAGGGGTAAACGAGGACGGTCGGCGCGATGAGCGAGCCGGCCACCGCGGCGAGCCCCGCCGAGATCGCCACGGTCATGAGCGAGACCCGTCTCGTGTCGATCCCCACCAAGAGCGCTCCCTCCCGATCCTGCGCCATGGCCTCGATGGACATCCCGAGGACGGTCCGCTTGAGGAAGAGGTAGAGGGCGGCCATCGTCGCGACGGCGGCGACGATCACGAGGACCCGCTGCTGCGTGACCGTGACTCCCAGGACGCTCACGACACCATCGAGGGGGGTGGGAGTCGCGTGAAAGTCCGGACCCCAGATCATGTCCGCCCCGCCCTCGAGGACGAAGAGGACGCCCAGCGCGGAGATCATGTAGTGAACGGGCGAGCTTCCCTGGAGCGGCCGGAAGATCACGCGCTCCATGACCGCGCCGATCGCGGCCAGCGCGAGAACCGACGTCGCGATCGCGAGAGGGTAAGGAGCGCCGACCGAGCTCACCATCATGAAGGTGACGTACGCCCCGCCCATGTAGAGCGCGCCGTGCGCGAAGTTCGGAATCTTGAGCACGCCGTAAACGAGCGTGAGCCCGAGTGCCACGAGGCCGTAAATGCTCCCGGTGGCGATCCCGTTCGCGATCTGTTGGAGAAAGAGGCTCACGGCGTCGGGCGCGCCATCATGGAGCCGGCGGGGGGACCGGGAAGGCCACAAACTCCCCGTCCACGACCTGCGCCGCGTAGACCTGGCGCGCGATGTACCCGCTCGCTGCCACCCCGGAGAAGTCGAGGAGCCTCGCGGACTCCGGAGCCTGCCGAGCGGCCGCGTCCATCTGTGCCCGGATCGCCGCCGCACCGGTCGTCGTCCCCGCGAGCGACATCGCGGTGGCGACCGTATGGAGTGCCTGGTAATTGAGCGCCATCTCCGACACCGCGGGCCGGGCATCCGGGCCGAAACGCTCGTAATACCGCTCCACGAACTGCGCGACGCCCGGCCCGGGATACGTTTCCTGCGGGTGGACCCCGACCGCCCCTTCGAGCATCTCGATCGAGATGATGTCAATCATCTCTTCCATCTTCGGCTGGTCCATCATGAGAAAGCCACCCTGGAATCCCTGTTCGCGCGCCGCCCGGACCACGAGCGCGGTCGGTTGGGACGGACCCCCGATGAAGAGGACGTCCGGATTGTCGGCCAGGGCACGGCTCACCGCGGCCGTGAAGTCGGTCGTGGTGTTGTAGTCGAGCCCGTGGTCGCGAAGAACCTCGCCCCCCTGGCGGCGCCACTCCGCGGACACCACCTCCGTCCAGGCCCGGCCATAGGTCGTCGTCGTCGGGAGGAGTCCGAGGCGAGTTCCGAAGCGGCGCATCGTCGTCTCGACGAAAGGCGGCGCGTACCCGTCGTAACGGGGCGGAATCATGACCGTAAGCGGATTCCCCGCATCGAGGATGCTGGGTTCGCTCGAGTATGCCATGAGGAGAAAGGTCGGGTCCCGGGTGTTCATCCCCTGGAGAGCCAGAATCCCGCCCGCGTGCGAGACGAAGATGACTGGAGTGCGGTTCTGCTGAAGGAGCCGGCGGGCATTGGTCGCAGTCTCGTTCGGGAGATACCGATCGTCCAGGGAGACGAGCTCGATGCGAACCTGGCGTCCGTCCACTTCGATCCCGCCCGCCGCGTTGATCTCGTCCACGGCCATCTGCAGGCCGCTCTGGGCGTTTCTTCCGTAGAGCGCGGCACCCCCGCTGAGCGGCCCGCTGTAGCCGATCGCGACGACATCCCCGTTTTCCTCGGCGGCGCACGCCCCGAGACTCAGGACCAACCCCGCGGCGCAGGCCGTCAGAAGGTGCCGGAGTTCTCTCATCATCCCCTCCAGAGAAGTGATCCTGGGAGTCCGCCCTACCACACCCCCTGCCCGCCGTCCACCACCACTGTCTCCCCCGTGATGTACGCCCCCGCGTCCGAGGCGAGGAGGAGTGCGACCCCCTTGATGTCGTCGGGTCCCCCGAAACGGTTCAGGGGAATCCCCTTCAGGAACTCGTCCCCCTTGGCGTCGAGGACGCCGCGGGACATTCGCGTCGGAAACCACCCGGGAGCGATTGCATTCACCCGGATCCCGTATTGGCCCCAACTTCCGGCGAGGGCTCGGGTGAGGGAGACGACCGCCCCCTTGCTCGCGTTATATCCCGCTGTCTCGATGCTCCCGGGGCGCGACCCCTTGAAGGCGGCGACCGAGGCGATGTTCACGATCGAGCCGCCCTCACTGCGCTCGATCAGCCGCTTCGCGACGGCCCGCGCCATCAGGAAAGTCCCGAGGACGTTGACCGCGAGAACACGCTCGACCTTCTCGGCCGGCATCTCGACCGCCGGCGCGCCCCAGGTGATCCCGCTGTTGTTCACGAGGATCTCGACGCCCCCGAAGCGCTCCACCGCCGCGGCCACGACCTCTTCGACCTCCTCCTCGGAGGAGACATCGCATCCGAGGGAGAGCGCCTTCCCTCCTCTTCCTTCCAGCTCGGCGGCGACCTCGTCGCACGCTTCCTTCTTCCGCGAGCAGAGGACCAGGTTGGCTCCAGCCTCGGAGAGCGCCTCGGCCATGTACGCGCCCAGCCCTCGCCCGCCGCCGGTCACGATAGCCGTCCGGCCGTCGAGGCGAAACAGGTCCAGAACGCTCATCCTCTCGGGCCTCCCGCCACGTAAAGGACCTGCCCGGTGACGAACCCGGCCTCCTCCGAGGCGAAGAAGAGGATGGCGGCCGCGATGTCTTCGGGATAACCGACGCGCCGGACCGGCGTCTCCTTCGCACGGGCTTCCATGAACTGTTCGAAGGGGACACCGATGCGCTCGGCGGTCGCCTTCGTCATCTCGGTGACCACGAAGCCGGGAGCTACGGCGTTCGCCGTGACCCCGTATGGGCCGAGCTCGATCGCGAGCGTCTTGGTGAAGCCCTGAAGCCCGGACTTCACCGCGGCATAGTTGGCCTGCCCACGATTTCCGAGAGCGGAGGTGGAGGAGAGGTTCACGATGCGGCCGTATTTCTGCTCCACCATGTGCTTCTGCGCGGCGTGGCTCATGTGAAAGGCCCCGTAGAGGTGGACCTTCATCACGGAGTCCCAGTCCTCGGCGGTCATCTTGAAGAAGAGGTTGTCGCGGATGATCCCGGCGTTGTTCACCAGGATGTCGAGGCGGCCGAAGCGGACGACCGTCTCCTCGACGACCCGCTGCGCGTCTTTCGGGCTCGTCACGTCGCCTTGCACCCCTATCGCGTCGAACCCCTTCGCGGCGAGCGCCTCCGCGGCCGCGGCCACTTCCGATCCGTCAATGTCCATCAGGCAGACCTTCGCGCCCTCCGCCGCGAACCGCTCCGCCGTCCCCCTCCCGATCCCCCGGCTCGCCCCGGTGATCAACGCCACCCGCCCCTCGAGTCTGCTCATTTCGTTCGTTTCACTCCGTCGTGAAGCGGAGGCTGAGCCCCCGCGGTCAGAGACCCCCGCCGGACCTGGCGAGAGACCATGAATGCTCGACGATCGCGCGAACCGTCCTTCCCATTCCTTCGAAGCGGGGATCCCGCGTTTGGCCGCGAACCCACCGAGCGTAGATCTGCTGGAGGATGACCGCAAGCTTGAAGTAGGCGAAAGGGAGATACCACGCCATTTCTCCGAGGTCGCGCCCGCTCTCCCTCGCGTAGAGCTCCGCGAAGTCCCGGCGTCCGGGAAATCCGGGTTCCCGCGTGATCGTCGAGAGGAACTCGGAAAGCGCGGGAGGATCGCCGGGCTCGAGCCAGTATGAGAGTGAGATCGCGAGGTCCATGAGAGGATCTCCGATCGTGGCCATCTCCCAGTCGAGGACCGCGACGATCCGCGAAGGATTCCCGGCGTCGAAGAGGAGATTCTTCAGATGGTAGTCGTTGTGGATGATCGAGGGCGGCGGGCTCTCCGGGACCCGCCTCGCGAGCCAGGCGGTGAGCGGCCCGACCTCCGGAATCTCCTCCGTCTTGGCCCCTTCGTACCGTCCGATCCATCCGTGCGTCTGCCGCTCGAGGAACCCTTCGGGATGCCCCAGGTCCGAAAGCCCTGCCTCCTCGATGTTCACGTCGTGCAGCTCCGCGAGGGTCCGGACGACCGTCTCTCCGACGCGGCGGGAAAGCGCGGACGACGGCTCGATGCCGTCGGGGAAGCCGAAGGCGATGACGGCACCCTCCCGGTACTCCATCACATGGAAGGGCGCACCGAGGATGGACGGATCCTCACAGACCGCAAAGGGACGTGGAGCGAGGGAAAAGACCGGATGGAGCCGCTCGAGGAAACGGGCCTCCCGCACCATGTCGTGCGCCTTGGGCGGCACGGGGCCCAGGGGGGGACGGCGGAGGACACCCCGCCATCCCCCCACCTCGAGGAGATAGGTGAGATTCGAGGCGCCCGTCGGGAACTGGCGAATGCGGAGCGCCCCAGGCGGAAGGTCGGGAATGGCCGTCCTCAGGAACCCGAGGACGATCTCGGGAACGAAGTCTTCCCCCTCCCGCACCGGGATCGTGCGCGCCCCCGCCTCGGTCACCGCGCCCCCCCCGCGATCACCCGGCTCGGGATCCGGGCGAGCCTTCCGTCCCTGATCTCACCGATCAGGTCGCTCGCGCCCACGTCCACGACGAAGCGGAAGGCGTCTTCGCGATCGTTTCGCTGGAACCACCGACCCGCCCGCCCGACCCGCACCAGCTCGGGGATCCGGTCGCGGTAACTCTCGCCCAGCTCCCGCGCGAGCCAGGCCCCGTCGTTGAGGGTCCAGCGGGAAAGCTCCATCCGCGAGAGGATGGCGGCCGCCCCGGCCAGGTCCTCCAGCGCGAGGCGACCCATGGACCCCGCGCAGACGATGTGAATGGAGTCGGGTGACTCGTCCTGGAGGAGCCGCGCCACGGCCGGCGCGTTCCGGAGGCTTGCCAGGAGGACGCGTTCGGCTCCCGCCACCGCGGCGATGGCCACCGTGCCATTGGTGCTGAGGAAGATGACGTCCCGGCCGGCGACCTTTTCGGGGGGGTATTCGTCGGGGAAGGGACCGAGATCGAATCCCTGAACGAACTGGGCGCCCTGCTCGCCGCCGCGCAGGCGCATGCTCGGATCGAGCAGCTCGCTCTGCGCCTCGGCTTCGGTGAGGGTCGCCACCGGACGGACGCTCCGTGCCCCGTTCTCCAGAATCGTGAGGAGGGTCGTCGTCGCCATGAATACGTCGATGACCACGGCGGTGGAGCCGGCCAGCCGCTCGGGCCGGATCTCCTCCCGGGTCGTCAGCACGCGGAGGCGTCCGGTCACGGGCGCACCCCCCTCACCCGGCCCGGCTCCGCTCCTCGCTCCTCAGCTCCCGCTTCAGGATCTTCCCCGTCGCGTTCATCGGGAGGGAGTCCCTGAACTCCACCATGCGCGGATACTTGTAGGCCGCCATTTTCTCCTGGCACCAGGAGATGATCTCGTCCTCGGTCACCTCCGCCCCGGGACGGCGCACGATGTACGCCTTGATCTCCTCGCCGAGCTCGTCGTGCGGCACTCCGACGACCGCGGCGAGGGATACGGCGGGGTGTTCGGCCAGGACCTCCTCGATCTCCCGCGGATACACGTTGAACCCCCCGCGGAGGACCAGGTCCTTCAGGCGGTCCATGATGAAGATGTATCCGTTTTCGTCCTTCCGGCCGAGATCGCCCGAGTGGAACCAACCGTCGCGAATGGCCTCCGCGGTGGCTTCGGGGCGGCCGATGTACCCCTTCATCACGTTGTGGCCCCGGATCACGATCTCCCCCATCTCGTTCGGAGGGAGCTCGTTTCCCTCGGGATCCACGACCTTGACCTCGGTCCCGAAGATCGGGAGGCCGACCGAGCCGACCTTCCGCGGGAGGTCGGCCTGGTTGAAGGTCGAGGTGGGAGAAGTCTCCGAGAGTCCGTACCCTTCGAGGATCGAGACCCCGAAGGTCTTTTCGAACTCGGCCAGGAGCTCCACCGGCATCGCGGCGCCGCCGGAGTTGCAAAGGACCAGGTTTTCGGCGATCGGCTTCGTGTCGATCTCGTGCTCCCGGGCGCAGTTCAGGAGTCCCCAATACATCGTCGGGACCCCCGCGAAAAGCGTGACCTTTTCCCTCTGCATGAGGTCCAGAACGGACTTTGCGTCGAAGCGCGGTACCAGGACGAGACGGTCACCGGCCAGGATGTTCGCGTTCATCTGGACCGTCTGGCCGTACGAGTGGAAGAGGGGGAGGGTGATGAGGATCGTCTGCCTCTTCCGCTGATCCACCGCCTTCGACGACATCATCCGCGACACGAAGGCATTGGTCAGCATGTTGCTGTTCGTGAGCTCCGCGCCTTTCGCGCGTCCGGTCGTCCCCGACGTATAGAGGACGACGGCCGTGTCGTCGGGGGCGCGGTCCGTCGTCGAAAAGGTGGAGGCCTGCCCCATGGTCAGCTCGCCGAAGGACATCGCGCCTTGGATCGGCGAAGCCGCGCCCATCTCCCGCGTCAGAACGACGAAGTCCCGGCAATCGGACGCCTGGCTCGCGCCCTGGTGGCCCATCTGCGCCATGGGCAGCTCCGGGGAGCCCTCGAAGCAGAGATACGCCTTCGCCCCCGAGTCCTGGAGGTGATAGGCGATCTCGCCGCCTTTCAGGAGGACGTTCAGCGGGACGACGACGGCCCCCGCCTTGAGGATCCCGTAATAGGCGATCGGAAAGTAGGCGATGTTGGGGCAGGAGAGTGCCACCCGGTCGCCGGGCTCGATTCCGCGAGCGCGGAGCCCATTCGCGACCTGGCACGCCATGGCGTTGAGCTGGCCGTAGGTGAGACGCGTCGGTCCCGAGACGATCGCCTCGCGGTCCGGGTACTTCCGACCCGGGTCATCCAGAACCATGGCGAGGCTCAGCATCCGCTCGCCTCAGTTGCTCCCGAAGACCTCGAAGATCCCCGCCGCGCCCATCCCGCCGCCGACGCACATCGTGACGAGCCCGGTTCCGCCTCCTCGCTTCCCCAGGGCGTGAACGATCTGCGTGGTGAGCTTGGCTCCGGTCGCGCCGAGCGGATGCCCGAGGGCGATCGCGCCGCCGTTCACGTTGGTGCGCTCCTCGGGGAACCCGAGATCACGCATGACCGGGAGGACCTGCGCGGAGAAGGCCTCGTTCAGTTCGATCATGTCCACGTCGTCCAGGGTGATCCCCGCGCGGGCGAGGACCTTCGGGACCGCCTTGATCGGGCCGATGCCCATGATCTCGGGGGGAACTCCAGCGGTCGCGAAGGTGACGAGGCGAGCGAGGGGTTTCGCGCCCACTGCCTCGGCGCGCTCCCGGCTCATGATCACGACCGCGGCGGCGCCGTCGGAAAAGGGGGAGGCGTTCCCGGCCGTGACCGTGCCGTCCACCTTGAAGGCGGGGCGGAGCTTGGCGAGGCGTTCGAGCGAGGTGTCCGCCCGCATCAGCTCATCGCG
The window above is part of the Gemmatimonadota bacterium genome. Proteins encoded here:
- the fabG gene encoding 3-oxoacyl-ACP reductase FabG — encoded protein: MSRLEGRVALITGASRGIGRGTAERFAAEGAKVCLMDIDGSEVAAAAEALAAKGFDAIGVQGDVTSPKDAQRVVEETVVRFGRLDILVNNAGIIRDNLFFKMTAEDWDSVMKVHLYGAFHMSHAAQKHMVEQKYGRIVNLSSTSALGNRGQANYAAVKSGLQGFTKTLAIELGPYGVTANAVAPGFVVTEMTKATAERIGVPFEQFMEARAKETPVRRVGYPEDIAAAILFFASEEAGFVTGQVLYVAGGPRG
- a CDS encoding phosphotransferase family protein, yielding MTEAGARTIPVREGEDFVPEIVLGFLRTAIPDLPPGALRIRQFPTGASNLTYLLEVGGWRGVLRRPPLGPVPPKAHDMVREARFLERLHPVFSLAPRPFAVCEDPSILGAPFHVMEYREGAVIAFGFPDGIEPSSALSRRVGETVVRTLAELHDVNIEEAGLSDLGHPEGFLERQTHGWIGRYEGAKTEEIPEVGPLTAWLARRVPESPPPSIIHNDYHLKNLLFDAGNPSRIVAVLDWEMATIGDPLMDLAISLSYWLEPGDPPALSEFLSTITREPGFPGRRDFAELYARESGRDLGEMAWYLPFAYFKLAVILQQIYARWVRGQTRDPRFEGMGRTVRAIVEHSWSLARSGGGL
- a CDS encoding long-chain fatty acid--CoA ligase, with amino-acid sequence MLSLAMVLDDPGRKYPDREAIVSGPTRLTYGQLNAMACQVANGLRARGIEPGDRVALSCPNIAYFPIAYYGILKAGAVVVPLNVLLKGGEIAYHLQDSGAKAYLCFEGSPELPMAQMGHQGASQASDCRDFVVLTREMGAASPIQGAMSFGELTMGQASTFSTTDRAPDDTAVVLYTSGTTGRAKGAELTNSNMLTNAFVSRMMSSKAVDQRKRQTILITLPLFHSYGQTVQMNANILAGDRLVLVPRFDAKSVLDLMQREKVTLFAGVPTMYWGLLNCAREHEIDTKPIAENLVLCNSGGAAMPVELLAEFEKTFGVSILEGYGLSETSPTSTFNQADLPRKVGSVGLPIFGTEVKVVDPEGNELPPNEMGEIVIRGHNVMKGYIGRPEATAEAIRDGWFHSGDLGRKDENGYIFIMDRLKDLVLRGGFNVYPREIEEVLAEHPAVSLAAVVGVPHDELGEEIKAYIVRRPGAEVTEDEIISWCQEKMAAYKYPRMVEFRDSLPMNATGKILKRELRSEERSRAG
- a CDS encoding 2-phosphosulfolactate phosphatase; the encoded protein is MTGRLRVLTTREEIRPERLAGSTAVVIDVFMATTTLLTILENGARSVRPVATLTEAEAQSELLDPSMRLRGGEQGAQFVQGFDLGPFPDEYPPEKVAGRDVIFLSTNGTVAIAAVAGAERVLLASLRNAPAVARLLQDESPDSIHIVCAGSMGRLALEDLAGAAAILSRMELSRWTLNDGAWLARELGESYRDRIPELVRVGRAGRWFQRNDREDAFRFVVDVGASDLIGEIRDGRLARIPSRVIAGGAR